Proteins from a single region of Desulfobacter postgatei 2ac9:
- a CDS encoding MlaD family protein codes for MTQKTNYFKLGLFVILAFALTAAMLIAFGAGQFLKTETLAETYFNESVQGLNIGSEVKYKGVKIGAVKAITTPTKVYNIASNYVLVTFSLSEDCFVGQTGKTPKERMKKAVDEGLSVFLSFNGLTGSAYLETDYKKNGPDDLQISWTPENLYVPSQSSNIKQVSNAISQAMETLGSIDFQEMKQDLAALIKNLNITNVSTQAESLLKELRQTNKDLAKILTSGRLKQILTDAGSSVADLKQIVHAAKGPITQTLADINTASGSFKHIATGLEQGYEGKLTEMAERMDTVMASLEKTSRLLENTIWTNADIIEKTIGNLEDTTDNLNQFTRELREYPGSILMKAPPKTSTSGKEK; via the coding sequence ATGACCCAGAAGACCAATTATTTCAAACTCGGCCTTTTTGTCATCCTGGCCTTTGCACTGACTGCGGCCATGCTGATTGCCTTTGGCGCAGGCCAGTTTTTAAAGACGGAAACCCTTGCCGAAACTTATTTTAACGAATCCGTCCAGGGCCTGAACATCGGCTCGGAAGTTAAATACAAAGGGGTTAAAATCGGCGCTGTAAAAGCCATTACCACCCCCACAAAGGTTTACAACATTGCTTCAAATTACGTGTTGGTCACCTTTTCCCTGTCCGAAGACTGTTTCGTGGGTCAGACCGGGAAAACCCCCAAAGAACGTATGAAAAAAGCGGTCGACGAGGGACTTTCCGTATTTTTATCCTTTAACGGCCTGACAGGATCTGCATATCTGGAAACCGATTACAAAAAAAACGGGCCGGATGACCTTCAAATCTCCTGGACCCCGGAAAATCTTTATGTGCCTTCCCAGTCCAGCAACATCAAACAGGTATCGAACGCAATCAGTCAGGCAATGGAAACCTTGGGCTCCATAGATTTCCAAGAGATGAAACAAGATCTTGCAGCCCTCATCAAGAACCTGAATATCACAAACGTATCTACCCAGGCTGAAAGCCTGCTCAAGGAACTTCGCCAGACCAACAAGGACCTGGCTAAAATCCTGACATCCGGGCGGCTTAAACAGATTCTGACGGATGCGGGCTCATCTGTGGCCGATTTAAAGCAAATTGTTCATGCGGCAAAAGGTCCCATCACACAAACCCTGGCAGATATCAATACGGCATCAGGCAGTTTCAAACACATCGCCACCGGCCTGGAACAAGGTTACGAAGGGAAATTGACCGAAATGGCCGAGAGAATGGATACGGTTATGGCCAGCCTTGAAAAAACATCCCGGTTACTGGAAAATACGATCTGGACGAATGCCGACATCATCGAGAAAACCATCGGCAACCTGGAGGATACCACGGACAACCTCAACCAGTTCACCCGGGAGCTGCGTGAGTACCCGGGCAGCATTCTCATGAAAGCCCCGCCGAAGACATCAACATCAGGAAAGGAGAAATAA
- a CDS encoding ABC transporter ATP-binding protein, whose translation MSETIINVRHLFAGYNNNAIMEDLNFDIQSGEVFVILGGSGCGKSTVLKHMIGLVPPLSGEVLIHGEDMVAARGKRRNRLLADIGVAFQNGALFGSMTVLENLMLPLTEFTDLPREAIETIARVKLDLVDMGHALYLLPDELSGGMKKRAAIARAMALDPGILFLDEPSAGLDPLTSAELDRLILKLAGSLKITFVIVTHELESILTIADRVIMLGKKEKGIIAQGDPKKLKADPSNPYVYNFFNRNP comes from the coding sequence ATGAGCGAAACGATTATCAATGTCCGGCACCTTTTTGCCGGGTACAACAACAACGCCATTATGGAAGATCTCAACTTTGATATCCAAAGTGGTGAAGTATTTGTTATCCTCGGCGGTTCCGGCTGCGGCAAAAGCACGGTACTCAAGCACATGATCGGTCTGGTACCGCCGCTGTCCGGAGAGGTCCTCATCCATGGCGAAGATATGGTGGCGGCCCGGGGAAAGAGGCGCAATCGTCTGCTTGCCGACATTGGCGTGGCGTTCCAGAACGGTGCGCTGTTCGGCTCCATGACTGTCCTGGAAAACCTCATGCTGCCCCTGACAGAGTTCACGGATCTTCCCCGGGAAGCCATTGAAACCATTGCCCGGGTCAAACTCGATCTGGTTGACATGGGGCATGCCCTTTATCTTCTGCCCGACGAATTGAGCGGCGGCATGAAAAAAAGGGCAGCCATTGCCAGGGCCATGGCCCTTGATCCGGGCATCCTCTTTCTGGATGAACCCTCTGCCGGGCTCGATCCCTTAACCTCGGCCGAACTGGACCGTCTGATCCTTAAACTGGCAGGATCCCTTAAAATCACATTTGTCATTGTCACCCATGAGCTTGAAAGCATCCTGACCATTGCCGACCGGGTGATTATGCTGGGCAAAAAGGAAAAAGGCATTATTGCCCAGGGCGATCCCAAAAAGCTCAAAGCGGATCCGTCAAACCCATATGTATATAATTTTTTTAACCGGAACCCATAA
- a CDS encoding ABC transporter permease, with protein MAALNIETVSQTTSMLFSGRLDVPGVARLWDTAVKTVKKSGQGKIRIDLESVEYMDMAGATFISHLSRLAGSTPSEQSSFVTGVKKEFAPLMELAGKSKNETSSPPPKSSYIEKTGEDLVASLKDAKVFITMVGEITAALFSCVKNPGSIRWADTWMVAERSGVNALPIVALISFIVGLVMAFQAAIPMRMFGMEIYVANLIGIAMVRELGPLMTAIVLAGRSASAFAAEIGTMKINEEIDALTVMGMEPVRFLIVPRVIAATLITPLLTVFSNFVGIIGGMVVILSFGYPPISYYNQVVGFVSWGDLAGGLVKCFVFGLLIAATGCIRGYQTLRGPSAVGDATTRAVVSSIILIAVFDGVFSIIYFYLGI; from the coding sequence TTGGCCGCGCTGAACATTGAAACCGTAAGCCAGACAACGTCAATGCTTTTTTCCGGACGGCTGGATGTCCCGGGCGTGGCCCGGTTATGGGACACCGCCGTTAAAACGGTTAAAAAATCAGGACAGGGGAAAATCCGGATAGACCTTGAATCCGTTGAGTACATGGACATGGCCGGCGCCACCTTTATCTCCCATTTAAGCCGCCTGGCAGGCAGCACGCCGTCAGAACAATCCAGCTTCGTGACCGGGGTCAAAAAAGAGTTTGCCCCCCTTATGGAACTGGCCGGGAAATCAAAAAACGAGACATCATCCCCGCCGCCAAAGAGTTCGTACATTGAAAAGACCGGTGAAGATCTGGTTGCTTCCCTTAAAGACGCTAAAGTATTCATCACCATGGTTGGAGAGATCACGGCAGCCCTGTTTTCCTGCGTAAAAAATCCCGGCAGCATCCGCTGGGCCGACACATGGATGGTGGCGGAACGTTCCGGGGTCAACGCGCTGCCCATTGTGGCGCTGATCTCATTCATCGTGGGCCTGGTCATGGCCTTCCAGGCCGCTATTCCCATGAGGATGTTCGGCATGGAAATATATGTGGCCAACCTCATCGGCATAGCCATGGTCAGGGAATTGGGACCGCTGATGACCGCCATTGTGCTGGCCGGCCGGTCCGCATCCGCCTTTGCTGCGGAAATCGGCACCATGAAAATCAACGAAGAAATTGACGCGCTTACGGTCATGGGCATGGAGCCGGTCAGGTTTCTGATTGTGCCGCGGGTCATTGCCGCCACCCTGATCACGCCGCTTTTAACCGTATTTTCCAATTTTGTGGGCATCATCGGCGGCATGGTTGTCATTCTTTCATTTGGTTATCCGCCAATTAGCTACTATAATCAAGTGGTGGGATTTGTCTCCTGGGGAGACCTTGCCGGCGGCCTTGTCAAATGTTTTGTATTCGGGCTTCTCATTGCCGCCACCGGTTGCATCCGGGGGTATCAGACATTGAGGGGACCTTCTGCCGTGGGCGATGCCACCACAAGGGCCGTGGTATCCTCCATCATTTTAATTGCCGTGTTTGACGGTGTTTTTTCCATAATTTACTTTTATCTGGGCATATGA
- a CDS encoding nucleoside phosphorylase — protein sequence MTSADLPIDENGRIYHLQIKPEQMAPNILLVGDPGRAEFIGSTLLRDIEVEREHRGIVTVTGTSEITGGRATIISPVRTTVTTAGMGTPSLEIVVNELVALNEINFETRTRKLDFPRLHILRVGTSGGLQASTKIGTPIITSYAIGMDNTGLFYEAPYPDQICERLEQDLGHIVRNAMSIGSRFHGKIHPYVSRAEPTIVDALLEGSASLGVPAKLGLTVSTSGFYAPQGRDIGRVKPAIPEIESAFAEYDPMLGGQRIENMEMETSFLIHFLGALGYWAGSICTTINNRRTNTFDHHYQEAVKNSTRVALLALAVIRSRNPDVRIS from the coding sequence ATGACATCAGCAGATTTGCCGATTGATGAGAATGGGCGAATTTACCACCTTCAGATCAAACCGGAGCAAATGGCTCCCAATATCTTATTGGTGGGGGATCCCGGACGCGCCGAGTTCATTGGTTCAACACTCCTGCGTGATATAGAGGTTGAGCGCGAGCACCGGGGAATCGTGACTGTAACCGGAACCTCAGAAATCACAGGAGGACGGGCAACGATCATTTCGCCGGTCAGAACCACCGTAACGACTGCTGGCATGGGAACGCCTTCCCTGGAGATCGTTGTCAATGAGCTGGTTGCGCTGAACGAAATTAATTTCGAGACACGAACGCGCAAGCTCGATTTTCCAAGGCTTCATATCCTAAGAGTAGGCACTTCTGGTGGGCTCCAGGCATCAACAAAGATCGGGACCCCAATCATCACCTCTTATGCAATTGGTATGGACAATACAGGTTTGTTCTATGAGGCACCCTATCCGGACCAGATCTGCGAGCGACTCGAACAGGACCTCGGCCATATTGTCAGAAACGCTATGAGCATAGGATCTCGATTTCACGGAAAAATCCACCCATATGTCTCCCGGGCTGAGCCGACCATTGTCGATGCACTATTGGAGGGTTCGGCGAGTCTCGGCGTACCGGCCAAGCTCGGATTGACGGTCTCAACCAGTGGTTTTTACGCCCCCCAGGGCCGTGACATCGGTCGAGTGAAGCCTGCTATTCCAGAAATAGAGAGCGCCTTTGCCGAATACGATCCGATGCTGGGTGGGCAACGTATAGAAAACATGGAGATGGAAACCAGCTTCCTGATCCACTTTCTTGGCGCGCTCGGGTACTGGGCCGGCTCAATCTGCACAACTATCAATAATCGGCGGACGAATACATTTGACCACCATTACCAAGAGGCGGTCAAGAATTCAACCAGGGTGGCACTTTTGGCATTGGCTGTCATCCGCAGTCGTAATCCTGATGTTCGGATCAGTTGA
- a CDS encoding trimeric intracellular cation channel family protein, which translates to MTDVLIILFDYSGTFAFSVSGALAAAEKKLDLFGALFLGFVTAIGGGTTRDMMIGNTPVSWLQDPVYFYLIVAAVALTFLFTNTILRFPKALFLFDTIGISVFTIIGIQKGLHAGIHPPLAVMMGILTAVMGGIIRDVLCNEIPLIFHREIYATACLAGGVFFVLFVFLNMPESFTALIAAGVIFTIRSLSVRKGWALPRFK; encoded by the coding sequence ATGACGGACGTATTAATCATATTGTTTGATTACTCAGGCACATTTGCTTTTTCAGTTTCCGGAGCCCTGGCTGCGGCTGAAAAAAAGCTTGATTTATTTGGCGCTTTGTTTCTCGGGTTTGTAACTGCTATTGGTGGCGGAACTACGCGTGATATGATGATTGGTAACACGCCTGTTTCATGGCTGCAGGATCCTGTTTATTTTTATCTTATTGTTGCCGCTGTTGCGCTTACGTTTTTATTTACCAATACAATATTACGGTTTCCCAAAGCACTTTTCTTGTTTGATACGATTGGCATCAGTGTGTTTACTATTATCGGTATTCAAAAGGGATTACATGCGGGTATTCATCCGCCACTTGCCGTTATGATGGGTATTTTGACAGCCGTTATGGGCGGAATTATCCGTGATGTGCTTTGTAATGAAATTCCTCTGATTTTTCATAGGGAAATATATGCTACAGCTTGTTTGGCCGGTGGTGTTTTCTTTGTGCTTTTTGTGTTCCTGAATATGCCTGAATCTTTTACTGCGCTAATAGCCGCTGGTGTTATCTTTACAATCCGCTCCCTGAGTGTCCGAAAAGGTTGGGCATTGCCACGGTTTAAGTGA
- the prmA gene encoding 50S ribosomal protein L11 methyltransferase, whose amino-acid sequence MKFKKVIARFDADNIELAEEVICHIFFSFNLKGVICDVPIPEPDEGFGTRTLKTPEYNSIIGYLPDTDDSDIMIAEITERLAGLSDMDLQVDVLSESVDEKDWAHAWKAYFNVTRITGKIVVKPEWKDYTPAPGEVIINIDPGMAFGTGTHPTTSMCLALLEEYVQPGKTLLDVGCGSGILMIGAAKLGAGAMTGIDVDPVAVDITQQNLEKNAIALDGVTLGAVTLDKTPEIRYDLICANIIAQVIVSIMPDIATRLAPDGTAILSGIIEERVPDIYAALDAQNLRCVKKISQEEWVALVVCHKR is encoded by the coding sequence ATGAAATTCAAAAAAGTGATTGCCCGGTTCGATGCAGACAATATTGAACTTGCCGAAGAAGTGATCTGCCATATTTTTTTTTCATTCAACCTCAAAGGCGTGATTTGCGATGTGCCCATCCCCGAACCGGATGAGGGTTTCGGAACCCGGACCCTGAAAACACCTGAGTACAACAGTATTATCGGCTATCTGCCGGACACGGATGATTCTGATATTATGATTGCCGAAATCACGGAACGTCTGGCAGGATTATCGGATATGGATCTCCAGGTGGATGTTTTATCGGAAAGTGTGGATGAAAAAGACTGGGCCCATGCCTGGAAGGCGTATTTCAACGTTACCCGGATTACGGGCAAAATTGTGGTGAAACCCGAATGGAAGGACTATACCCCTGCGCCCGGTGAAGTCATCATCAACATTGACCCGGGCATGGCATTCGGCACGGGTACCCACCCCACCACATCCATGTGCCTGGCCCTTTTAGAAGAATATGTACAGCCGGGTAAAACCCTGCTGGATGTGGGGTGCGGTTCGGGCATACTGATGATCGGCGCCGCAAAGCTTGGGGCCGGGGCCATGACCGGCATTGATGTCGATCCTGTGGCCGTGGACATCACCCAGCAGAATTTGGAAAAAAACGCGATTGCACTTGATGGGGTCACCCTTGGGGCTGTAACTTTGGATAAAACACCTGAAATCAGGTATGACCTTATATGTGCCAACATCATAGCCCAGGTTATCGTATCCATCATGCCGGATATAGCGACGCGCCTGGCCCCGGACGGAACCGCCATCCTTTCGGGCATCATTGAGGAGAGAGTACCGGATATATACGCAGCCCTGGATGCGCAAAACCTTAGATGCGTCAAAAAAATCAGCCAAGAGGAGTGGGTGGCGCTGGTGGTTTGTCATAAAAGATAA
- a CDS encoding cache domain-containing protein, with protein MTRRKTRHVTKETKQGNFPGIRLFLSSLQIRYKFLLSFALIFFLSMLLCNLFIYVYVRHNIEDRIESELTNTTAMIYNLVNTSMNVAIKNHLRAVAEKNLDILTALYRKVSAGALSREDARKRAAEVILSQTIGASGYLYCLDSNGGVAVHPRAELIGTNVAEHAFVRQMMEKKQGYLEYEWKNPDEENLRAKALYMAHFEPWGWIIAVSAYRSEFIRLVNVRDFRQSILSLKFGQSGYAFVFDREGRAIIHPVLQDVNIFQTPELPDQYLKDMMERKKGRSVYYWKNPGESRARKKLVMFNYIPEYQWIVASSSYLDELYQPLKTIRNVFIGISLLFFSIMLAVTFGISRTITTPLRQLMTRFSAAMAGDYSARMESRSGDEVGQLARYFNRFMDQLEATRQALERDITRSKILEKQVMQAGERERMNIGQALHDDLCPHLIGIAGLTAVIRKDLKSRQDPAADLAGKMGELMEDAVEKTRQLARGLCPVHLVSHGFQSALEEIADQFAYYSGIRFECRMDEGVDILEESCAIHLYHIAREAVNNAVKHAKCDRINIDLSRDAADGQIHLKVTDNGTGIDPEPSGRGIGLQIMAYRAKIIDAQFNIDTGPKGTQIHVSMLPVEK; from the coding sequence GTGACGCGACGTAAAACAAGGCATGTAACAAAAGAAACGAAACAGGGTAACTTTCCGGGTATCCGGCTTTTTTTAAGCTCACTTCAGATCCGGTATAAGTTTCTCCTCAGTTTCGCCCTGATCTTTTTTCTCTCCATGCTTTTGTGCAATCTGTTCATCTATGTCTATGTGCGCCACAATATTGAGGACCGTATTGAAAGTGAGCTGACCAATACGACAGCCATGATTTACAACCTGGTCAATACCTCTATGAATGTCGCCATTAAAAATCATCTGCGGGCTGTGGCGGAAAAAAATCTGGATATACTGACCGCGCTGTACCGGAAAGTTTCGGCCGGCGCCCTTTCCCGGGAAGATGCCCGCAAAAGGGCGGCTGAAGTGATTTTAAGTCAGACCATAGGCGCCTCGGGCTATCTTTATTGCCTGGACAGCAACGGGGGGGTGGCCGTGCACCCGAGAGCCGAACTCATCGGCACCAACGTGGCTGAACACGCCTTTGTCCGGCAGATGATGGAAAAAAAGCAGGGATACCTGGAGTATGAATGGAAAAATCCAGATGAAGAAAATCTTCGAGCCAAAGCCCTTTATATGGCCCATTTTGAACCCTGGGGCTGGATCATTGCTGTCTCGGCCTACCGGTCTGAATTCATCAGACTTGTCAATGTCCGGGATTTCAGGCAGAGCATCCTCTCTTTAAAATTCGGGCAAAGCGGTTATGCCTTTGTCTTTGACAGGGAGGGTCGGGCGATCATCCATCCGGTCCTGCAGGATGTTAATATTTTTCAGACGCCTGAACTGCCCGATCAATATCTTAAAGACATGATGGAACGCAAAAAGGGCCGGTCTGTTTACTATTGGAAAAATCCCGGGGAGAGCCGGGCCCGCAAAAAATTGGTGATGTTCAATTATATTCCCGAATACCAGTGGATTGTGGCGTCGTCATCCTACCTGGATGAGCTTTATCAGCCATTGAAAACCATCCGCAATGTATTTATAGGGATCTCATTGCTCTTTTTCAGTATTATGCTGGCCGTGACCTTTGGCATCAGCCGGACCATTACCACACCGCTTCGCCAGCTCATGACCCGGTTCAGCGCGGCCATGGCAGGGGATTACTCTGCCAGAATGGAGAGTCGCTCCGGGGACGAGGTGGGACAGCTTGCCCGGTATTTTAACCGCTTCATGGATCAGCTTGAAGCCACCCGGCAGGCGTTAGAGAGGGATATCACCCGGTCTAAAATTCTTGAAAAACAGGTGATGCAGGCCGGGGAGCGGGAACGGATGAACATCGGCCAGGCTCTTCACGACGATCTTTGCCCCCATCTGATCGGCATTGCAGGGTTGACGGCCGTGATCCGGAAAGATCTTAAATCCCGGCAGGACCCCGCCGCAGATCTTGCCGGGAAAATGGGCGAACTCATGGAGGATGCCGTGGAAAAGACCCGGCAGCTTGCCAGGGGGCTTTGTCCGGTCCATCTGGTCAGCCATGGATTTCAGTCAGCTCTGGAAGAGATTGCCGATCAGTTTGCCTACTATTCCGGTATCCGGTTTGAGTGCCGCATGGACGAGGGGGTGGATATCCTGGAAGAGTCCTGTGCCATTCATCTTTACCATATTGCAAGGGAAGCCGTGAACAACGCGGTTAAACATGCAAAGTGCGACCGCATAAATATTGATTTGAGCCGGGATGCGGCAGATGGGCAGATCCATTTGAAGGTGACGGACAATGGTACCGGTATTGACCCTGAGCCCTCGGGCCGGGGTATTGGCTTGCAGATTATGGCCTACCGGGCTAAAATTATTGATGCGCAGTTCAATATTGATACCGGACCAAAAGGAACACAGATCCATGTCAGTATGCTGCCTGTTGAGAAATAG
- a CDS encoding response regulator transcription factor, producing MIQTPQKSQIVIVDDHPVFCLGMSELISREPDLTVVACPNTAEKARHIIEQDMPDLIIVDISLAESNGIELVAELRCKCPDLPILVLSMYDDSMYAERALMAGARGYVMKRRAIVQVVEAVRQVLSGHIYASDKIKEKLLNRIISRKPSAMGFSMEILTNREIEVFRLMGEGLDSKEIAARLNLSMKTVGTHRENIKEKLHLKHYTELVKAAVHWVYEMKK from the coding sequence ATGATTCAGACCCCTCAAAAATCCCAAATTGTCATTGTCGATGACCACCCTGTTTTCTGTCTGGGCATGAGCGAATTGATCAGCCGGGAACCGGATCTGACGGTGGTGGCCTGTCCAAATACGGCGGAAAAGGCCCGGCATATTATTGAACAGGATATGCCGGATCTTATTATTGTTGATATTTCCCTGGCCGAAAGCAACGGCATTGAGCTGGTGGCGGAATTGCGCTGCAAATGCCCGGATCTGCCCATCCTGGTTTTGTCCATGTATGATGATTCAATGTATGCAGAACGGGCGTTGATGGCCGGTGCCAGGGGATATGTGATGAAACGGCGGGCCATTGTGCAGGTGGTGGAGGCGGTGCGCCAGGTCCTGTCCGGGCACATCTATGCCAGTGATAAAATTAAGGAAAAACTGCTTAACCGGATAATTTCCAGAAAACCTTCTGCCATGGGGTTCAGTATGGAGATCCTTACCAACAGGGAAATTGAGGTGTTCCGGCTCATGGGTGAAGGCCTGGACTCAAAGGAAATTGCGGCGAGACTGAATCTGAGCATGAAAACCGTGGGCACCCACCGGGAAAATATTAAAGAAAAGCTTCATCTCAAACATTACACGGAACTTGTCAAAGCGGCCGTGCACTGGGTTTATGAAATGAAAAAATAG
- a CDS encoding acyl--CoA ligase family protein yields MLERSVNYEILSPTNFLDRSVKVYPDKTAVIYGDKSFTWTGFQERVFRLANGLKALGVGPGDKVAFICPNTPPMLEAHYSVPLLGAALVSINIRLSANEMSYIINHSDAKVVVADNEFGNMLSSVVPELTAVKAFINICDIDDSMPLDGPEYERFLADSPTDPVALVIEDEREVLALNYTSGTTGRPKGVMYHHRGAYLNALGELLEFKINPDSKYLWTLPMFHCNGWCFTWGITAMGATHVCLRKVDPVEIYRIIAEVGVTHLCAAPTILIGMSVFAKENNVRLSNSLEIMTAGAPPAPMVIQNMENIGANITQTYGLTEVFGPHSVCQWQDKWDDLSPMARAGIKARQGVAYIVAEHMDVVDPETMEPVPRDGTTMGEIVMRGNNVMLGYYKDAEASTEAFRGGWFHSGDLAVMHPDNYVQIMDRKKDIIISGGENISTVEIENVLYTHPDVMEVAVISVPDEKWGEVPKAFIVPRAGTNPDPAQIIAYCKEKMARFKAPKSIEFGPLPKTATGKLQKFKLREKEWEGHDRMVN; encoded by the coding sequence ATGTTGGAAAGAAGTGTTAATTACGAAATTTTAAGCCCCACCAATTTTCTTGATAGAAGCGTAAAAGTCTATCCGGATAAAACCGCAGTCATTTATGGGGATAAATCCTTTACCTGGACAGGGTTCCAGGAGCGGGTGTTTCGTTTGGCCAATGGCCTCAAGGCCCTTGGTGTTGGCCCGGGTGACAAGGTCGCCTTCATCTGTCCCAATACGCCACCCATGCTGGAAGCCCATTATTCCGTGCCTTTGCTCGGCGCCGCCCTGGTTTCCATCAATATCCGGCTTTCTGCCAATGAAATGTCCTATATCATCAATCATTCCGACGCCAAAGTGGTGGTGGCGGACAATGAATTCGGTAACATGTTGTCATCGGTCGTACCGGAATTAACCGCAGTGAAGGCCTTTATCAATATCTGTGACATTGACGATTCAATGCCCCTGGACGGACCGGAATATGAACGTTTTCTGGCCGATAGCCCAACTGATCCGGTTGCTCTTGTCATTGAAGATGAACGCGAAGTGCTTGCCTTGAATTATACCTCCGGGACCACGGGGCGCCCCAAGGGCGTGATGTACCACCACCGGGGTGCTTATCTCAACGCTTTGGGCGAGTTGCTGGAGTTTAAAATCAATCCGGACAGCAAATATCTATGGACCCTGCCCATGTTCCATTGTAACGGATGGTGTTTTACCTGGGGCATCACAGCCATGGGGGCCACCCATGTCTGCCTGAGAAAGGTGGATCCCGTTGAGATCTACCGGATTATCGCTGAGGTGGGGGTCACCCATCTGTGTGCTGCGCCCACCATTCTCATCGGCATGTCCGTTTTTGCCAAGGAAAATAATGTCCGGCTTTCCAACAGCCTGGAGATTATGACCGCCGGTGCACCGCCTGCACCCATGGTGATCCAGAATATGGAAAATATCGGGGCCAACATCACCCAGACATATGGTCTGACCGAAGTGTTTGGTCCGCATTCCGTCTGCCAGTGGCAGGACAAATGGGATGACCTTTCACCCATGGCCAGGGCCGGCATCAAGGCCCGTCAGGGCGTAGCGTATATTGTGGCCGAGCATATGGATGTGGTGGACCCCGAGACCATGGAACCGGTGCCAAGGGACGGCACCACCATGGGTGAAATCGTCATGCGGGGAAATAACGTCATGCTCGGGTATTATAAGGATGCCGAAGCCAGCACCGAGGCCTTCAGGGGCGGGTGGTTCCATTCCGGGGATCTGGCGGTTATGCACCCGGATAATTATGTACAGATCATGGACCGCAAAAAGGACATCATCATCTCAGGCGGTGAAAATATTTCCACGGTTGAAATCGAAAATGTGCTGTACACCCATCCGGATGTGATGGAAGTGGCTGTAATCTCAGTGCCTGACGAAAAATGGGGAGAAGTGCCCAAGGCTTTTATTGTACCCCGGGCCGGAACCAATCCGGATCCGGCACAGATTATTGCGTACTGCAAGGAAAAAATGGCCCGCTTTAAAGCACCCAAGTCCATTGAATTTGGTCCCTTGCCTAAAACCGCCACAGGCAAGCTGCAGAAGTTCAAGCTGCGCGAGAAGGAATGGGAAGGCCACGACCGTATGGTCAACTGA
- the thiM gene encoding hydroxyethylthiazole kinase, translating to MHAHELAEKIYRLFAALRDTRPLVHVVTNFVVMNQTANALLALGASPMMSWAGDDAAYMSGVSDALCINIGTPVPERISVMKSLMSLAGETEKPVVLDPVGAGAGQFRTDIARELCAFAPAKIIRGNPSEICALAAGHLSTKGVDSGISPEQARAILTGHGRPDRNADALPNGASALLASASALVVSGKTDMVLGQGKMVKIANGSELMGAVTGTGCMLSAICAAFYAVAENGFDAAVAGVAVTGIAGELAAARVVGPGFFLPHFIDRLYALREADIHQYLRAQVHCF from the coding sequence ATGCACGCCCATGAACTGGCCGAAAAGATTTACAGGCTTTTTGCCGCGTTGCGCGATACAAGACCTTTGGTCCATGTGGTGACCAACTTTGTGGTAATGAATCAGACCGCCAATGCGCTTTTGGCCCTTGGTGCATCACCCATGATGTCCTGGGCAGGTGATGATGCGGCGTATATGTCCGGTGTATCGGACGCCCTTTGCATTAACATCGGCACCCCGGTTCCGGAGCGGATTTCAGTCATGAAATCCTTGATGTCCCTTGCCGGGGAGACGGAAAAACCCGTTGTACTGGACCCTGTAGGCGCGGGTGCAGGGCAATTCCGCACTGATATTGCCCGCGAACTTTGTGCCTTTGCCCCGGCAAAAATCATCCGGGGCAACCCTTCGGAAATCTGCGCCCTTGCTGCAGGCCATTTATCCACCAAGGGGGTGGACAGCGGGATCTCTCCGGAACAGGCCAGGGCCATTCTGACCGGGCATGGCCGGCCTGACCGAAATGCCGATGCCTTGCCAAACGGTGCAAGCGCGCTTCTTGCATCCGCATCTGCCCTCGTGGTCAGCGGGAAAACAGACATGGTGCTGGGGCAGGGTAAAATGGTCAAGATTGCCAACGGATCTGAACTTATGGGTGCGGTAACCGGTACCGGCTGCATGCTTTCCGCCATCTGTGCCGCTTTTTATGCCGTGGCTGAAAACGGTTTTGACGCTGCGGTTGCAGGTGTTGCCGTTACCGGCATTGCCGGGGAACTGGCCGCAGCCCGGGTGGTCGGCCCGGGCTTTTTCCTGCCCCATTTTATAGACCGTTTGTACGCACTTCGTGAAGCGGATATTCATCAATATCTGAGGGCTCAAGTTCACTGTTTTTGA